One segment of Alistipes finegoldii DSM 17242 DNA contains the following:
- a CDS encoding GNAT family N-acetyltransferase, translating into MKPIVPDTTPPPATDIRPLREAEIPAASALVRRVFAEFEAPDYAQEGIDVFHRFIAPEALTEQFRTGALMLWGAFRQDTLAGVAAVRNRSHISLLFVDASCHRQGIARALFSAVRDFCRTDPAVSRITVNSSPYAVEIYRRLGFTATDAERVTDGIRFTPMTYLL; encoded by the coding sequence ATGAAACCGATCGTTCCCGACACGACACCCCCGCCTGCAACCGACATCCGACCGCTCCGCGAAGCGGAAATCCCGGCGGCTTCCGCGCTCGTCCGCCGCGTTTTCGCAGAATTCGAAGCCCCTGATTACGCGCAGGAAGGCATCGACGTCTTTCACCGGTTCATTGCCCCGGAAGCTCTGACGGAACAGTTTCGCACCGGCGCGCTGATGCTATGGGGAGCATTCCGGCAGGATACGCTGGCCGGCGTCGCCGCGGTCAGAAACCGTAGCCACATAAGCCTGCTCTTCGTGGACGCATCCTGTCACCGGCAGGGCATCGCCCGCGCCTTGTTCAGCGCAGTACGCGACTTCTGCCGCACCGATCCGGCGGTTTCCCGCATCACCGTCAACTCGTCGCCCTATGCCGTCGAAATATACCGCAGACTGGGATTCACCGCAACCGACGCCGAACGCGTCACGGACGGAATCCGTTTTACCCCGATGACATACCTATTATAA
- a CDS encoding DUF3127 domain-containing protein — MEFEGTVYKIMPVTKGTSARGEWQRQDVVFEMNEGSFARKICVTFFNKPDDVARLKEGAAYTVSVNIESREYNGRWYTDIRAWRLQPKQAEVPGAGPMPDMPPIAEEPSYASSPAEVDDLPF, encoded by the coding sequence ATGGAATTCGAAGGAACAGTTTACAAAATAATGCCCGTGACAAAAGGAACGTCGGCACGCGGCGAATGGCAGCGTCAGGACGTGGTCTTCGAGATGAACGAAGGTTCGTTCGCCCGCAAGATCTGCGTCACGTTTTTCAACAAGCCCGACGACGTGGCCCGTCTGAAAGAGGGTGCGGCCTACACCGTCTCGGTCAATATCGAGTCGCGCGAATACAACGGCCGCTGGTACACCGACATCCGCGCATGGCGCCTCCAGCCCAAACAGGCCGAAGTTCCCGGCGCAGGCCCGATGCCCGACATGCCGCCCATCGCCGAGGAACCCTCTTATGCATCGTCGCCCGCCGAGGTGGACGACCTGCCGTTCTAA
- a CDS encoding S1/P1 nuclease, with amino-acid sequence MKRLLLIAAFAALTSAQGAFAWGRLGHAAVARLAEQHLTKKAKANLDKLLDGRSIVYYASWMDDYKPQMLVDLGYTPTNGPRMHMLPHTFSVDESGEVIRGNRLPGDKYLANCLYYVERAADRLKNRMHEMNDSTRLACIQVIVHCLGDMHCPGHVRWPDNQEIGYFNVVLKGSEIRYHTIWDTPIVATTHPWSFSDLAFLLDRYTEEQQRAAIAGDIYDWGRESAANSKCIYDVKPGDKLGHDFILKYKPLAEEQLAKAGYRLAKVLNDIFDRQ; translated from the coding sequence ATGAAGAGACTCCTTCTCATCGCGGCCTTCGCCGCACTGACGTCCGCTCAGGGCGCCTTCGCATGGGGCAGGCTGGGACACGCCGCCGTCGCCCGTCTGGCCGAGCAACACCTGACGAAAAAGGCCAAAGCCAATCTGGACAAACTGCTCGACGGCCGCTCGATCGTCTATTACGCTTCGTGGATGGACGATTACAAGCCCCAAATGCTCGTCGATCTGGGCTATACGCCCACCAACGGTCCCCGCATGCACATGCTGCCCCACACCTTCTCGGTGGACGAAAGCGGCGAGGTAATCCGCGGCAACAGGCTGCCCGGCGACAAATATCTGGCCAACTGCCTCTATTACGTCGAGCGGGCTGCCGACCGGCTGAAAAACCGCATGCACGAGATGAACGACTCCACGCGGCTGGCCTGCATTCAGGTCATCGTCCACTGTCTGGGGGACATGCACTGCCCCGGACACGTCCGCTGGCCGGACAACCAGGAAATCGGCTATTTCAACGTCGTCCTCAAGGGCAGCGAAATCCGCTACCACACGATCTGGGACACCCCGATCGTAGCGACGACCCACCCTTGGAGCTTCTCCGATCTGGCCTTCCTGCTCGACCGCTACACCGAAGAACAGCAGCGGGCGGCGATCGCCGGCGACATCTACGACTGGGGCCGCGAATCGGCAGCAAACTCGAAATGTATCTACGACGTGAAGCCGGGCGACAAACTGGGACACGACTTCATCCTGAAATACAAACCGCTGGCCGAAGAGCAGCTCGCCAAAGCCGGCTACCGGCTGGCCAAGGTCCTCAACGACATTTTCGACCGTCAGTAA
- a CDS encoding type B 50S ribosomal protein L31 gives MKKGIHPENYRLVAFKDMSNDHVFLCRSAVSTKETIEVNGETYPVYKMEISNTSHPFYTGKMKLVDTAGRVDKFMSRYAKRYDKKGAK, from the coding sequence ATGAAAAAGGGTATTCATCCGGAGAATTATCGTTTGGTGGCGTTCAAGGACATGTCCAACGACCACGTGTTTTTGTGTCGGTCCGCCGTTTCGACAAAAGAGACCATCGAAGTGAACGGCGAAACCTATCCCGTGTATAAGATGGAAATTTCCAACACGTCGCACCCGTTTTACACCGGTAAGATGAAGTTGGTAGACACCGCCGGTCGCGTCGATAAGTTTATGAGCCGTTACGCAAAACGCTACGATAAGAAAGGCGCGAAATAG
- a CDS encoding helix-turn-helix domain-containing protein, with protein sequence MVRILFVMSGSLMMEHGDTVRLVTSKQYVCLARGERFVTTAQDDAHVVVLSLIHRIEFCEQDIFDKVMPYDTVIPTEAVPRLSMHPTIERLLCDLFAVPELSECARYHKMKATELFMMIKVLYTPTEHAYFFQSMIQPQDNFRVFVCNNYDKAQGVAELAALAGMSLSVFKRRFAEHFNDSVYHWMMRQKALKIFTDIRDGEDSTKVLMNKYGFRHYTQFSRFCKNYLQATPAQLIASIKEG encoded by the coding sequence ATGGTGCGCATTCTTTTCGTGATGTCGGGTTCGCTGATGATGGAGCATGGGGATACGGTGCGGCTTGTGACGTCGAAACAATACGTATGTCTGGCGAGGGGCGAACGTTTCGTCACCACGGCGCAGGACGACGCCCATGTCGTCGTGCTATCGCTGATTCACCGCATCGAGTTCTGCGAACAGGATATCTTCGATAAGGTGATGCCCTACGATACGGTCATCCCGACCGAAGCAGTGCCGCGGCTTTCGATGCATCCTACGATCGAACGCCTGCTCTGCGATCTGTTCGCCGTTCCGGAGCTGAGCGAGTGCGCCCGTTACCACAAAATGAAGGCTACGGAGCTTTTCATGATGATCAAGGTGCTGTATACCCCGACGGAGCATGCTTATTTCTTCCAGTCGATGATTCAGCCGCAGGATAACTTCCGCGTGTTCGTGTGCAACAATTACGACAAGGCGCAGGGCGTGGCGGAGCTGGCCGCGCTTGCGGGCATGAGCCTTTCGGTCTTCAAGCGCCGCTTCGCCGAGCACTTCAACGACAGCGTCTATCATTGGATGATGCGCCAGAAGGCGCTGAAGATCTTTACGGATATCCGCGACGGCGAGGACAGCACGAAGGTGCTGATGAACAAGTATGGATTCCGCCATTATACGCAGTTCAGCCGGTTCTGCAAGAATTACCTGCAGGCGACGCCCGCGCAGCTGATCGCATCCATAAAGGAGGGGTAG
- a CDS encoding GNAT family N-acetyltransferase, whose amino-acid sequence MKTIPLFDDFSLRSLRSGDAPAIFGAIDTQREHLGRWLPFVAATHRVEQTQEVVAGMLNDTANPVFTIRSGDAFAGLIGFKSADSTTRTIEIGYWLRSEFQGRGIMTSAVQALCRLAFEEMGMERIEIRCALGNYRSNRIPQRLGFALDRVEVRGERLADGEFVDLNVYLLER is encoded by the coding sequence ATGAAAACGATTCCGCTTTTCGACGACTTCTCGCTGCGTTCGCTGCGCAGCGGGGACGCCCCTGCGATTTTCGGCGCCATAGACACCCAGCGCGAACACCTCGGACGCTGGCTCCCGTTCGTGGCGGCGACGCACCGCGTGGAGCAAACACAGGAGGTCGTCGCAGGGATGCTGAACGACACGGCAAACCCGGTCTTCACGATCCGGAGCGGAGATGCGTTCGCAGGACTGATCGGCTTCAAATCGGCGGACAGCACGACGCGCACCATCGAAATCGGCTACTGGCTCCGCAGCGAGTTTCAGGGCCGGGGGATCATGACGTCCGCCGTGCAGGCGCTCTGCCGGCTCGCTTTCGAAGAGATGGGCATGGAACGCATCGAAATACGCTGCGCACTGGGCAACTACCGTAGCAACCGCATTCCCCAGCGGCTCGGATTCGCGCTCGACCGGGTGGAAGTCCGGGGAGAACGACTTGCCGACGGGGAGTTCGTCGATCTGAACGTCTACCTGCTGGAGCGCTGA